The genomic window TCGCTGGTGGGCATGGCAATAGTATTTCCTGCCGGGAAAAACACAGAGCGCACCGCCGCGCCGTAGATCCTGCGGGCTTCGTCGAGATCGTGCTTTATTTCTTCAACTGGACGGACTCGGTAGGGTGGCCCCTTCTTGTACACCATACAAAAGGTGCATTTGTTGTGCGGACAGCCTATGGTGGCCTGGATGAGGAGGCTGTCTGCTTCGCTCGGTGGCCGGTATATGGGACCCACGTAGCGCATGGTTCGCTACCTCCAGCACTCTGCATGGTGAAAATACTCGATGACAACAAGAGTGGAATAAAAAATAACACATGGGATGCATGGCGAAAAGAGAGCGGCTGGCATGCCTTCCAAAAAAGAGCACTCAATCTAGACGATACATGAACGATGAGGTGGCTGGATAAGGATTCCGCTGGCGAGTTGTGCTAATTGTTTGACCGTCAGCGCCATTGGCCTTACAATCGCTGTAATTGTCAACACTATGAGAGGGAGAAAATGCATGGGCAGCAATTTTGTTGAGCAAATCGACAAATTGAGACTGGAGAGAAAGGCTCTCATTCTGGCCCACAATTACCAGCCGCCGGAAATTCAGGATTTGGCTGATTTCACTGGAGATTCTCTAGAATTGAGCCGCAGAGCGGCAGCAACGGATGCGCGGCTCATAGTTTTTTGCGGGGTTCACTTCATGGCGGAGACAGCGAAAATTCTCTCGCCAGAGAAGATCGTCCTGCTCCCCGACGCCCACGCCGGCTGCCCCATGGCCGACATGATCACCCCTGAGCAGCTTGCGGCTGAAAAAGCAAAACACCCGGATGTGCAGGTGGTATCTTATGTGAACTCGAGTGCTGCAGTGAAGGCGGAG from Deltaproteobacteria bacterium includes these protein-coding regions:
- the nadA gene encoding quinolinate synthase NadA, with the translated sequence MGSNFVEQIDKLRLERKALILAHNYQPPEIQDLADFTGDSLELSRRAAATDARLIVFCGVHFMAETAKILSPEKIVLLPDAHAGCPMADMITPEQLAAEKAKHPDVQVVSYVNSSAAVKAEADICCTSANAAQVVSSLGGGRPILFVPDQYLGHYVMRKTGRDLILWPGYCPTHAKITAEDVEQQRARYPEARVLVHPECRPEVIDGADEALSTGGMLRYARDYN